The proteins below are encoded in one region of Chrysemys picta bellii isolate R12L10 chromosome 4, ASM1138683v2, whole genome shotgun sequence:
- the LOC135983215 gene encoding uncharacterized protein LOC135983215 → MQSSPAVMAVQSGNRKRAPAWTDREVLDLIAVWGDESVLSELRSKRRNAKIYEKISKDMAERGYSRDATQCRVKIKELRQGYQKTKEANGRSGSHPQTSRFYEALHSILGAAATTTPPVTVDSEDGILSTAGSSDMLGDGEDEEGDEEGEAVGSSHNADFPDSQDLFITLTEIPYEASPAITPDTESGEGSATPSATVSQPSLESHSQRLARIRRRKKRTREDMFSELMASSQAQAAQQTQWRENLTRMHQANMDREERWRQEDQQATQTLLGLLREQTDTLRRLVDVLQERRQEDRAPLQSISNRPPPPPSPIPTSPKVQRRRGGRVPANSHSTPAESSSSRRLSFPKI, encoded by the exons atgcagagctctccagcagtgatggccgtgcagtctgggaatagaaagagagccccagcatggactgatcgtgaagtcttggatctcatcgctgtgtggggcgatgagtccgtgctttccgagctgcgatccaaaagaaggaatgcaaagatctacgagaagatctctaaagacatggcagagagaggatacagccgggatgcaacgcagtgccgcgtgaaaatcaaggagctgagacaaggctaccagaagaccaaagaggcaaacggacgctccggatcccatccccagacatcccgtttctacgaggcactgcattccatcctcggtgctgccgccaccactaccccaccagtgaccgtggactctgaggatgggatactgtccacggccggttcctcagacatgttaggggacggggaagatgaggaaggagatgaggagggcgaggcagttggcagctctcacaacgctgatttccccgacagccaggatctcttcatcacccttacagagatcccctacgaagcgtccccagccattaccccggacacagaatctggtgaaggatcagcca ccccgtctgcgactgtctcacaacctagcctggaatcacactcccagaggctagcgcggattaggcgtaggaagaagaggacacgggaggacatgttctctgagcttatggcctcttcccaagcccaggcagcacagcagacccagtggcgggagaacttgacccgaatgcaccaagccaacatggatcgggaggagaggtggcggcaggaagaccagcaggcgactcaaacgctgcttggactactgagggagcaaacggacacgctccggcgccttgtggatgttctgcaggaacggaggcaggaggacagagccccgctgcagtccatctctaaccgccctcccccgccaccaagtcccatacccacctcacccaaagtgcaaagaaggagaggcggcagagtccctgctaactctcactccacccctgcagagagctctagtagcagaaggctctcatttcccaaaatttga